CCGCACGATCCTCGTCAATCGAGGCTTCGTGCCGAGCGAGCGAGCGGCGGCTTCGACCCGCCCGCAGGGCCAGCTGTCCGGCGACGTAGTTGTTACCGGTCTTGTCCGCCTGACCGAGCCGGGCGGGCGCTTCCTGCGCGCCAACCAGCCGTCCGCCGACCGCTGGTATTCGCGCGACGTGGCCACCATCGCGGCGGCGCGGGACCTCAGTGAGGTCGCACCTTTCTTCATAGATGCCGATGCGACGGCCAACCCCGGCGGGCTTCCGATCGGCGGACTGACGGTAGTCAGCTTCCGCAATTCCCACCTAGTCTATGCTTTGACCTGGTTCGGGCTGGCCGGCCTGTGCCTGTTCGGGCTGGTCCTGACGCTGCGAACGACGCACAACGGGGGATGATGGACGTGCCGCTGCTCGCCCTCACTCACCAGCCGTCGAGGCTGCCAGGCCGCTCCCCGCAAGAAGCGGTGATCGAGAACATGCGCCTGCTAATCCAGCTGCGCTGGATCGCGGTGGCGGGGCAGCTGGTTGCCATCCTGGTGTCGCACTTCCTGCTCGACGTCGCCCTGCCGCTGACTGCCATGCTCAGCGTTGCCGGGTTGTTGGCGCTTGGGAACGTGCTGTTCAGCGTGACGCTCAAGGAACGCTGGGTCGTCCCCGGCGAGCTGTTCCTGGCGCTGCTCCTCGACATGGCCGCGCTGACCGCACAGCTGTATCTCAGCGGCGGTGTCAGGAACCCGTTCGTCGCGCTCTATCTGCTGCAGATCGTGCTTGGCGCCGTGCTGCTTCCGGCGGGACGGGCGTGGCTGCTGGTCGGCGTGTCGATCGCAGCCTTTGCGCTGCTCTCAGCGTCGCACCTACCCTTGAAGCTGCCGCCGCTGGCCGCGGGCGACTTTGACCTCGGGCTGATCGGCGAGGAGATTGCGTTTGTCATGGTGGCAGTGCTGCTGGTGCTGTTCACCACCCGGATCAGCCGCAACCTGCGCGCCCGCGACGCTTATGTCGCCGAGCTGCGGCAGCGCGCGGCCGAGGAGGACAGCATCGTCCGCATGGGTCTGTTCGCCAGCGGCGCCGCGCACGAACTTGGGACGCCTCTGTCGTCGCTGTCGGTGCTGGTCGGCGACTGGCAGCGGATGGCCGACCGCAGCTCCGATCCGAACTTCCGTGAGGAGCTTGCCGACGCCCACCGCGCGGTGGAGCGGTGCCGGGAGATTGTTAGCGACATCCTCGACACGTCCGGCCTGCCGCGGGGCGAGGCGATGGCCAGCCTTGCCGCCGAAAGCCTGCTTGAAGGCCTGGTGGCGGACTGGAAGACCCTGCACGAGGAAGTCCCGCTTGATGCCAGCTTCGGCGCGGTGAAGGGCGCGCGTATCCCGGGCGAACCCGCGCTTCGCCAGGCATTGTGGAGCCTGCTCGAAAATGCCGGCGAGGCGAGCCCGGGCGGGATCGTCATGCGCGCCGAAGTGACGGACGACCGGCTGGTGGTCCACATCCTTGACGACGGGCCAGGCTTCGCGCCCGAGCAGATCGCGGCGCTGGGACAGGCGCTACGCTCGGCCAAGGGGGCGGGCCACGGCCTCGGCCTGTTCCTCGCGGCCAGCGTTGCCCGGCGGTTGGGCGGATCGCTCGACGCGAGCAACCGGGCCGAAGGCGGCGCATCGGTGCGCTTCGCCCTGCCGCTGGTCGGATCGGAACGGCGCGGGTGAGCGGCGACCGGCGCCTGGTCATCGTCGAGGACGACGAGGATTTCGCGCGCACTTTGGCCCGCTCGTTCGAACGCCGCGGCTACGACGTGCGGACCGCGATCGGGCCGGTCGAACTCGAAGCGTTGCTGGCCGCGCAGGGGTTCGATTTTGCCGTCGTCGACCTCAAGCTCGGCACCCATTCGGGCCTGCCCTGCGTCGCCGCCATCGCCGCAGCCGACCCGGCGACACGCATCGTCGTCCTGACCGGCTTCGCCAGCATCGCCACCGCAGTCGAAGCGATCAAGCTGGGCGCCGCCCACTACCTCCCCAAGCCGAGCAACACCGACGATATCGAAGCCGCTTTCGGCCGCGCCGCGGGCGATTCCGACGTGCCGCTCGACGGCCGGGCGACCTCGCTGCGCACGCTGGAGTGGGAGAAGATCAACGAAACGCTGATCGCCACCGGGTTCAACATTTCCGAAACCGCCCG
Above is a window of Sphingomonas glaciei DNA encoding:
- a CDS encoding ATP-binding protein gives rise to the protein MPLLALTHQPSRLPGRSPQEAVIENMRLLIQLRWIAVAGQLVAILVSHFLLDVALPLTAMLSVAGLLALGNVLFSVTLKERWVVPGELFLALLLDMAALTAQLYLSGGVRNPFVALYLLQIVLGAVLLPAGRAWLLVGVSIAAFALLSASHLPLKLPPLAAGDFDLGLIGEEIAFVMVAVLLVLFTTRISRNLRARDAYVAELRQRAAEEDSIVRMGLFASGAAHELGTPLSSLSVLVGDWQRMADRSSDPNFREELADAHRAVERCREIVSDILDTSGLPRGEAMASLAAESLLEGLVADWKTLHEEVPLDASFGAVKGARIPGEPALRQALWSLLENAGEASPGGIVMRAEVTDDRLVVHILDDGPGFAPEQIAALGQALRSAKGAGHGLGLFLAASVARRLGGSLDASNRAEGGASVRFALPLVGSERRG
- a CDS encoding response regulator transcription factor — encoded protein: MSGDRRLVIVEDDEDFARTLARSFERRGYDVRTAIGPVELEALLAAQGFDFAVVDLKLGTHSGLPCVAAIAAADPATRIVVLTGFASIATAVEAIKLGAAHYLPKPSNTDDIEAAFGRAAGDSDVPLDGRATSLRTLEWEKINETLIATGFNISETARRLGMHRRTLARKLEKRPVR
- a CDS encoding SURF1 family protein, whose amino-acid sequence is MRRSRAKRGALIALCAGLALLFAGLGVWQVERLAWKRDLIARVDARLAAPAVALEARETWPEYSKVWASGRFDHARETLVDALTERGKGYWVLTPLDTGDRTILVNRGFVPSERAAASTRPQGQLSGDVVVTGLVRLTEPGGRFLRANQPSADRWYSRDVATIAAARDLSEVAPFFIDADATANPGGLPIGGLTVVSFRNSHLVYALTWFGLAGLCLFGLVLTLRTTHNGG